GACTGCCGTCATTTTTTGTAAGGCGGATAGTCTCGGCATTTTGCATAACTAAAGAAAGCTCCCGGCCGCCCGCAATACCGCGGACAATGAGCATCGGCCGCCGCTCGATTTTCACCCGGCCGACAATCACTTCCTCGGTATTGCCTTTTTGGTCAACTACCAAAGCCTTGAGGCCGCTTTTTAATTCTCCCAAATACTTGGTCTTATCGCCGGGCATCCGGATATAGGCATGGGTGCCGCCGGCGTTAACCCGAAAGGGGCGGGGGTCGCAATAAGGAGTCTCCACATTTTCATTATATACTAAAAACATAGCTTTGGAAGAGTCCCCCACTAGCATGCCCTGGCCGGGGGATAAGGTGGAAGCAGTATCAACTACTACCCGGTCGCCCAGGCCCAGCTGTTCAATGCTTATGATTTCCGCCTCGCAAAGCTCTAGTTTTTCATTTTGGATTTCTTTTATCAGTTTGGCTGTTTTTTTTATTTCATTTAAATCGCCGGTTTCCAAAAGAATTCCGTCAGAACCGATTTCCAAAGTTAGAAAAGCCAGTTTAGCCTCATTATAATTTCTGACGTGCTGGATTAAATTGGAAGTTTTGGAAATTAAATTTTCCAGAGGGATGATAGTCCAGTCAAAATTTCTTATGATGACCGGAATCTTTCCCTTATAGGCCACCACCCGGTTTTCGCATTCCTTGTTCTCTATCTTCACTTCATCGGCATTTTCTCCGATGATGAAATCAGCCGGAGCTTTGGTAGAAATAATTTTTGCCCGGGAAAGTTCCCTGGTTTTTTCTATATCTTTTTCCGCGACATAAATCGCTTCAAATCCCGACTCGATCGCGGCGGTAATTAATTTTTTATCCCAGTTTGGCGGCTGGTACCAGAATTTTTTTTGCATATGCGAGGCGCCATTAATTATGGCTTAATAAGGCAATCATGGAGCCTGGTTATCTTTTTAAGTTTACCTCAATTTTAGAAGCATTGTAAACCGCGTCTTTAATTTTTTCAAGCATGCCCGAAACGTCCTCGGACTGGAAGACATTTCTTCCGACCGAGACTCCGGCCGCGCCGACCCGGACGCAATCCCGGATTGAGGAAAGCATTATTTCTTCCGAACCCTTGGCTCCGCCGGCGATTACTACCGGAATCGGACAGCCTTCGACCACCTCGCGAAAACTTTCCGCGTCGCCGGTAAAAGGGACTTTGACGATGTCGGCGCCAAGCTCGGCCGCTACCCGGGCGGCATGCTTAACCCGGGCGGTATCCCGGTAATGGACAATCTTTCCGTCAATCATGGTCCGCGGATACATCATGGCGAGTAAAGGCAGGCCTTCTTCCTGGCATTCTCTTGCCACGGTTCCCAAATCTTTTAACATTTCCCCTTCGTGCTCGTTTCCTAAATTAAGATGGATGGAAACGCCCTGGGCGCCCAGTTCTTTAACTTCGCGGGCGGTAGCAATTAAAACTTTTCGAAGCGAGCCGGAAAGGCCGGTGGAAGCCGAAATATGAATAAAGACCGGCAAATCGCCGATAACATCCTTGTATAATTTATAAATCCCTTTGTGGATAACAATGGCATCGGCTCCGCCGGCCTTAACCTTTTTGATTATTTCATCCATCTTGATGAGGCCGGGAATAGGCCCGTCGGTAACGCCATGATCCATCGGAACAATAACTGTCCGCTTGGAAATGGGGTTGATAATTTTTGACAATAGCTCACG
This sequence is a window from Patescibacteria group bacterium. Protein-coding genes within it:
- a CDS encoding 3-dehydroquinate synthase II, whose product is MQKKFWYQPPNWDKKLITAAIESGFEAIYVAEKDIEKTRELSRAKIISTKAPADFIIGENADEVKIENKECENRVVAYKGKIPVIIRNFDWTIIPLENLISKTSNLIQHVRNYNEAKLAFLTLEIGSDGILLETGDLNEIKKTAKLIKEIQNEKLELCEAEIISIEQLGLGDRVVVDTASTLSPGQGMLVGDSSKAMFLVYNENVETPYCDPRPFRVNAGGTHAYIRMPGDKTKYLGELKSGLKALVVDQKGNTEEVIVGRVKIERRPMLIVRGIAGGRELSLVMQNAETIRLTKNDGSPVSVTKLKPGDRVLAFIQEEEMGRHFGQKIKETITEK
- a CDS encoding 2-amino-3,7-dideoxy-D-threo-hept-6-ulosonate synthase yields the protein MTNTKRELLSKIINPISKRTVIVPMDHGVTDGPIPGLIKMDEIIKKVKAGGADAIVIHKGIYKLYKDVIGDLPVFIHISASTGLSGSLRKVLIATAREVKELGAQGVSIHLNLGNEHEGEMLKDLGTVARECQEEGLPLLAMMYPRTMIDGKIVHYRDTARVKHAARVAAELGADIVKVPFTGDAESFREVVEGCPIPVVIAGGAKGSEEIMLSSIRDCVRVGAAGVSVGRNVFQSEDVSGMLEKIKDAVYNASKIEVNLKR